A single region of the Microbispora sp. ZYX-F-249 genome encodes:
- a CDS encoding BTAD domain-containing putative transcriptional regulator has protein sequence MVTFRALGPFEAIADGETLDLGGQRQQAVLARLLVAGGRAVPVSVLIDELWPGGPPAQALSTIQGYVSRLRRALEPHRAPREEAGVLVSAPPGYALRAKVEDVDSWRFEHLVKSDHDGPAATLERMETALSLWRGPALAGFQELMWAQTEATRLDELRLLAVERRADAALRLGRTGPMIPDLEAHASAYPLREEAWRLLALALYRAGRQGDALGALRRAREALRDELGLDLGPTLQRLEQDILVQAGHLDAPAPAAGGQVVGGSAPAPSGPAAPEGLSAGPGALRVVIADDQALVRTGLKVILDSEPGLDLVGEAENGEQAISLVQSARPDVVLMDIQMPRLDGLAAARRILAAEAPPKVIMMTTFGTDENLYAALRAGVSGFVLKTSAPEQLIAAIRAAVAGDALLDPAVTTHLIAAFAGRRDPAAPEGLSDSDIDLIKLVARGFTNRQIAMTLAVPEQEVADEVTALLRGLGLVDRAQLVVLAYERGLVSPGSPGD, from the coding sequence ATGGTGACTTTTCGTGCTCTTGGGCCGTTCGAGGCGATTGCCGATGGCGAGACGCTCGACCTCGGCGGGCAGCGGCAGCAGGCCGTGCTCGCCCGGTTGCTCGTGGCCGGAGGGCGCGCCGTACCGGTGAGCGTGCTGATCGACGAGCTGTGGCCGGGCGGGCCGCCCGCCCAGGCGCTGTCCACGATCCAGGGGTACGTCTCCCGCCTGCGGCGGGCCCTCGAACCCCACCGCGCGCCGCGCGAGGAGGCGGGCGTCCTGGTGTCCGCCCCGCCCGGTTACGCGCTGCGGGCGAAGGTCGAGGACGTGGACTCCTGGCGCTTCGAGCACCTGGTCAAGAGCGACCACGACGGCCCTGCCGCGACGCTGGAGCGGATGGAGACGGCCCTCTCCCTGTGGCGCGGGCCGGCGCTGGCCGGGTTCCAGGAGCTCATGTGGGCGCAGACCGAGGCCACACGGCTGGACGAGCTTCGCCTGCTCGCCGTGGAGCGCCGCGCGGACGCCGCGCTGCGGCTGGGCCGCACCGGCCCGATGATCCCCGACCTGGAGGCGCACGCCTCGGCGTACCCGTTGCGGGAGGAGGCCTGGCGGCTTCTCGCGCTCGCGCTCTACCGCGCGGGACGGCAGGGCGACGCGCTCGGCGCGCTGCGGCGCGCCAGGGAGGCGCTGCGCGACGAGCTCGGGCTCGACCTCGGCCCCACCCTGCAGCGGCTGGAGCAGGACATCCTCGTCCAGGCCGGGCATCTGGACGCCCCGGCCCCGGCCGCCGGCGGACAGGTCGTGGGGGGCTCCGCGCCCGCGCCGTCCGGCCCGGCCGCGCCCGAAGGGCTGTCCGCCGGCCCGGGGGCGCTGCGCGTGGTGATCGCCGACGACCAGGCCCTGGTGCGCACCGGTCTCAAGGTCATCCTCGACAGCGAGCCGGGGCTCGACCTCGTCGGGGAGGCGGAGAACGGCGAGCAGGCGATCTCGCTCGTCCAGTCGGCACGGCCCGACGTGGTGCTCATGGACATCCAGATGCCGCGGCTGGACGGGCTGGCGGCGGCCCGGCGGATCCTCGCGGCGGAGGCGCCGCCGAAGGTGATCATGATGACCACGTTCGGCACCGACGAGAACCTCTACGCGGCGCTGCGGGCCGGCGTGAGCGGCTTCGTGCTGAAGACCTCCGCCCCCGAGCAGCTCATCGCGGCGATCCGCGCCGCCGTCGCGGGTGACGCGCTGCTCGACCCGGCGGTCACCACGCATCTCATCGCGGCCTTCGCCGGGCGGCGGGACCCGGCGGCCCCGGAGGGCCTGTCCGACTCCGACATCGACCTGATCAAGCTCGTCGCCCGGGGCTTCACCAACCGGCAGATCGCGATGACGCTGGCCGTGCCGGAACAGGAGGTCGCCGACGAGGTCACGGCGCTGCTGCGCGGCCTGGGCCTGGTCGACCGCGCCCAGCTCGTGGTCCTGGCGTACGAAAGAGGGCTGGTCAGCCCCGGGTCACCGGGCGACTGA
- a CDS encoding NAD+ synthase, protein MAQLRIALAQTNPVVGDIAGNADMLVEWTRRAAGRGAHLVVFPEMFLTGYPAEDLVLRSSFVEASITALSKAAARLAGEGLGDIPVVVGYLDRADLAPRVGQPKGAPLDAVALLHEGRVVTKSAKHHLPNYGVFDEYRYFVRGDRLPIFRLHGVDVAVAVCEDLWQDGGPVSVVAEAGAGLLVVPNGSPYETNKDDVRLELCARRAREAGCALAYVNMVGGQDELVFDGDSLVVDASGELVARAPQFEEDLFVTDLELPEGTGELGESRHDAHDGTVITVERVLLSAAPVEPYEPETPVVAERLDDLAEIYQALVLGVRDYVRKNGFRSVILGLSGGIDSALVATIAADAVGPERVHVVLMPSRYSSDHSITDAEELVRRQGVNAQVVPIADIVSAFEKEIELHGLAAENLQARVRGMLLMSLSNEHGHLVLTTGNKSELATGYSTLYGDSAGGFAPIKDVLKSVVWKLAEWRNAQPGQPPIPENSITKEPSAELRPDQRDTDSLPPYDVLDRLLRDYVERDMGRDELVAAGHDPELVTKIIRLVDLAEYKRRQYPPGPKITPKNFGRDRRLPITTRWRERL, encoded by the coding sequence GTGGCTCAACTGCGTATCGCTCTCGCCCAGACCAATCCGGTCGTCGGTGACATCGCCGGCAACGCCGACATGCTCGTCGAGTGGACCCGCAGGGCCGCCGGCCGCGGCGCGCACCTCGTGGTGTTCCCCGAGATGTTCCTGACCGGCTACCCGGCCGAGGACCTGGTGCTCCGGTCCTCGTTCGTGGAGGCGTCGATCACGGCGCTGTCGAAGGCGGCCGCGCGCCTCGCCGGCGAGGGCCTCGGGGACATCCCCGTGGTGGTGGGCTACCTCGACCGCGCCGACCTCGCCCCGCGCGTCGGCCAGCCCAAGGGCGCCCCGCTCGACGCGGTCGCCCTGCTGCACGAGGGCCGGGTGGTGACGAAGTCGGCCAAGCACCACCTGCCGAACTACGGGGTGTTCGACGAGTACCGCTACTTCGTGCGCGGCGACCGCCTGCCGATCTTCCGCCTGCACGGCGTGGACGTCGCCGTGGCCGTGTGCGAGGACCTGTGGCAGGACGGCGGTCCCGTCTCCGTGGTCGCCGAGGCCGGCGCCGGGCTGCTCGTCGTCCCCAACGGCTCGCCGTACGAGACGAACAAGGACGACGTGCGGCTGGAGCTGTGCGCGCGGCGGGCCCGCGAGGCGGGCTGCGCGCTGGCGTACGTGAACATGGTCGGCGGCCAGGACGAGCTGGTCTTCGACGGCGACTCTCTCGTCGTGGACGCCTCCGGGGAACTGGTCGCCCGCGCGCCGCAGTTCGAGGAGGACCTGTTCGTCACCGACCTGGAGCTCCCGGAGGGCACGGGCGAGCTCGGCGAGTCCCGCCACGACGCGCACGACGGCACGGTCATCACGGTCGAGCGGGTGCTGCTGTCCGCCGCGCCCGTCGAGCCGTACGAGCCGGAGACGCCGGTCGTCGCCGAGCGGCTGGACGACCTGGCGGAGATCTACCAGGCGCTCGTGCTCGGCGTGCGCGACTACGTGCGCAAGAACGGCTTCCGGTCGGTCATCCTCGGTCTGTCCGGCGGCATCGACTCCGCCCTCGTCGCCACGATCGCCGCCGACGCCGTCGGGCCCGAGCGGGTCCATGTGGTGCTCATGCCCTCGCGCTACTCCTCGGACCACTCGATCACCGACGCGGAGGAGCTGGTGCGCCGCCAGGGGGTCAACGCGCAGGTCGTCCCGATCGCCGACATCGTCTCGGCGTTCGAGAAGGAGATCGAGCTGCACGGCCTGGCGGCCGAGAACCTGCAGGCCCGCGTGCGCGGCATGCTGCTGATGAGCCTGTCGAACGAGCACGGGCACCTGGTGCTGACCACCGGCAACAAGAGCGAGCTGGCGACCGGCTACTCCACGTTGTACGGCGACTCGGCGGGCGGGTTCGCCCCCATCAAGGACGTCCTCAAGAGCGTGGTCTGGAAGCTCGCGGAGTGGCGCAACGCCCAGCCCGGGCAGCCCCCGATCCCGGAGAACTCCATCACCAAGGAGCCGAGCGCGGAGCTGCGGCCCGACCAGCGCGACACCGACTCCCTCCCGCCGTACGACGTGCTCGACCGGCTGCTGCGCGACTACGTCGAGCGGGACATGGGCCGGGACGAGCTGGTCGCCGCCGGCCACGACCCCGAGCTGGTCACGAAGATCATCCGCCTGGTGGACCTCGCGGAGTACAAGCGCCGCCAGTACCCGCCGGGTCCCAAGATCACGCCGAAGAACTTCGGCCGCGACCGCCGCCTGCCCATCACGACCCGCTGGCGCGAGCGGCTCTAG
- a CDS encoding TetR/AcrR family transcriptional regulator produces MKTQQTAEGVARPAGRPRSEKADRSIIEATLELLGEGIGVSELSIESIAGRAGVGKTTIYRRWSNKEDLVVDALATLKPPIPLPQGGTVRDDLVTYLRVIQEESRHHRTRCIMNIAMSDSERHPRLAERFRELAVEPRRAVVAAVLRRGMETGELRADLDVDMALALLSGAMIWSTKWSHSGDHQADLPERIVDEALKGFRPRPSTPEP; encoded by the coding sequence ATGAAGACGCAGCAGACGGCTGAAGGGGTGGCCCGCCCGGCGGGCCGCCCGCGCAGCGAGAAGGCGGATCGGTCGATCATCGAGGCCACTCTCGAACTGCTCGGTGAGGGCATCGGGGTTTCGGAGCTGTCCATCGAGTCGATCGCCGGCCGCGCCGGTGTCGGGAAGACCACGATCTATCGCCGGTGGTCCAACAAGGAGGACCTGGTGGTGGACGCCCTGGCGACGCTCAAGCCGCCGATCCCGCTGCCGCAGGGCGGAACCGTGCGGGACGACCTGGTGACCTATCTCCGGGTGATCCAGGAGGAGTCCCGCCACCACCGCACCCGCTGCATCATGAACATCGCCATGAGCGACTCCGAGCGGCATCCCCGGCTGGCGGAGCGGTTCCGCGAGCTGGCCGTGGAGCCGCGCAGGGCGGTCGTGGCGGCCGTCCTGCGCCGAGGCATGGAGACCGGCGAACTGCGCGCGGACCTCGACGTCGACATGGCGCTGGCGCTGCTCAGCGGGGCCATGATCTGGTCCACGAAGTGGTCTCACTCCGGCGACCACCAGGCCGACCTGCCCGAGCGGATCGTCGACGAGGCGCTCAAGGGCTTCCGGCCCCGGCCCTCCACTCCCGAGCCGTAA
- a CDS encoding MFS transporter → MEAHNGHPRRWQVLGVMVFSLLAVVLDNTILNVAIKTIADPVHGLGATQSELEWAMNSYTLVFAGLLFTFGVLGDRYGRKRMLMTGMVLFGLASLASAYAQDPMQLIAARALMGLGGAAIMPATLAVISNVFPIHERGKAIGIWAGGVGIAVAIGPITGGVLLEHFWWGSVFLVNVPIVLVGLALIATIVPDSKDPNKAGLDPVGVLLSILGLISLVYGIVRISDLGTVADVSVIVPTLLGLAILAAFVWYESRIDHPAFDVRNFRNAGFSTAIATVGLVFFAAMGVMFFLAFYWQIVRGYSPLQSGALVLPFAAAQLIFAPQSARMVQKYGARAVGTVAMLVITLVLAAYALVEVDTPIWILLALGFVQGAAMANIMPPATTAIMNALPREKAGVGSSMSNVVRQVGGTLGIAILGAVLSASYRSDMEDKVTALPEQLRHVVIESISGAAGVAGNLGARGASLLDAANAAFVTGVHWAALGSAFVALVGTLVVARWMPGKASVEAVVPTAETEKETAVV, encoded by the coding sequence GTGGAAGCACACAACGGTCACCCACGCCGATGGCAGGTCCTCGGCGTGATGGTGTTCAGCCTGCTGGCAGTCGTCCTCGACAACACCATCCTCAACGTGGCGATCAAGACGATCGCCGATCCCGTTCACGGCCTGGGCGCGACGCAGAGCGAGCTCGAATGGGCGATGAACTCCTACACGCTGGTGTTCGCCGGCCTGCTGTTCACCTTCGGGGTGCTGGGCGACCGCTACGGGCGTAAGCGGATGCTCATGACCGGCATGGTCCTGTTCGGGCTGGCCTCCCTCGCCAGCGCCTACGCCCAGGACCCGATGCAGCTCATCGCGGCGAGGGCGCTGATGGGCCTCGGCGGCGCCGCCATCATGCCGGCGACGCTGGCGGTCATCTCGAACGTCTTCCCGATCCACGAGCGGGGCAAGGCGATCGGCATCTGGGCCGGCGGCGTCGGCATCGCCGTGGCGATCGGCCCGATCACGGGGGGCGTGCTGCTCGAGCACTTCTGGTGGGGTTCGGTCTTCCTTGTCAACGTGCCCATCGTGCTCGTCGGTCTCGCGCTGATCGCCACGATCGTGCCCGACTCCAAGGACCCCAACAAGGCCGGCCTCGACCCGGTCGGCGTGCTGCTGTCCATTCTCGGCCTGATCAGCCTCGTCTACGGCATCGTCCGCATCAGCGACCTCGGCACCGTCGCCGACGTCTCGGTCATCGTGCCGACGCTGCTGGGTCTGGCGATCCTCGCCGCGTTCGTCTGGTACGAGAGCCGGATCGACCACCCCGCCTTCGACGTGCGCAACTTCCGCAACGCCGGCTTCTCCACCGCGATCGCCACCGTCGGCCTCGTGTTCTTCGCGGCCATGGGTGTGATGTTCTTCCTGGCCTTCTACTGGCAGATCGTCCGGGGCTACTCGCCGCTGCAGTCGGGTGCGCTCGTGCTGCCGTTCGCGGCCGCCCAGCTGATCTTCGCGCCGCAGAGCGCGCGCATGGTGCAGAAGTACGGCGCGCGGGCCGTCGGCACGGTCGCGATGCTCGTCATCACGCTGGTCCTCGCGGCGTACGCCCTGGTGGAGGTGGACACGCCGATCTGGATCCTGCTGGCCCTCGGCTTCGTCCAGGGTGCGGCGATGGCCAACATCATGCCCCCGGCGACCACGGCCATCATGAACGCGCTGCCGCGGGAGAAGGCCGGTGTGGGCTCCTCGATGAGCAACGTCGTCCGGCAGGTCGGCGGCACACTGGGCATCGCCATCCTCGGCGCGGTCCTGTCCGCCAGCTACCGCAGCGACATGGAGGACAAGGTCACCGCCCTGCCGGAGCAGCTGCGCCACGTCGTGATCGAGTCCATCTCGGGTGCGGCCGGCGTCGCCGGCAACCTGGGCGCGCGGGGCGCGAGCCTGCTCGACGCCGCGAACGCCGCGTTCGTCACCGGCGTCCACTGGGCGGCCCTCGGATCGGCCTTCGTCGCCCTCGTCGGCACCCTCGTGGTGGCCCGCTGGATGCCGGGCAAGGCTTCGGTCGAGGCCGTGGTCCCCACGGCTGAGACCGAAAAGGAGACGGCGGTAGTGTGA
- a CDS encoding MFS transporter gives MAFDRYRRVLALPGVRALLLVGMIARIPLTGTGMTLTLHVVNSQHLGFLQAGLVGTASMAGAAVGSPLVGRLVDRRGLRPVMAVTTVVQLCVWCAAPSMPYAVLLPGALIGGLFSQPVFGAVRQCIAAMVPVENHQTGFALDSMGVELSYMVGPALAVASVTAFGSTATMYGVAAGLVGSGVALYLLDPPTRSAEENAGQAIAVPRRQWLRPGLLALLGLVSGLTFVLTATELSVVAMLKAGGATAWTGLVIALWCGFSLVGGFVYGALPRGLSPALLAGGLCVLTAPVGLVGGGWGWLCLALVPGGLLCAPALSSTVDAVNRRVPAAARGEAMGLHGTSLTIGGALAGPLAGGLLDSHGPAWAFAVAGAVGLALALLAGLVWRKAPAAAEAEGTVPVPVTPVPATPVQATPVPATPGPATPVPEPSASAPAGE, from the coding sequence ATGGCTTTTGATCGTTACCGGCGGGTGCTCGCCCTGCCGGGCGTGCGGGCGTTGCTGCTGGTCGGCATGATCGCGAGAATCCCCCTGACCGGCACCGGAATGACGCTGACCCTGCACGTGGTGAACAGCCAGCATCTGGGGTTCCTCCAGGCGGGACTGGTCGGCACCGCCTCGATGGCGGGCGCCGCGGTCGGCTCGCCGCTCGTCGGGCGCTTGGTCGACCGCCGCGGGCTGCGCCCGGTGATGGCCGTGACGACCGTCGTGCAACTGTGCGTGTGGTGCGCCGCGCCGTCGATGCCGTACGCCGTGCTGCTGCCGGGGGCGCTGATCGGGGGGCTGTTCAGCCAGCCCGTGTTCGGGGCCGTCCGGCAGTGCATCGCCGCGATGGTGCCGGTGGAGAACCACCAGACCGGCTTCGCCCTCGACTCGATGGGCGTGGAGTTGTCGTACATGGTGGGTCCCGCCCTCGCCGTGGCGAGCGTGACCGCGTTCGGCAGCACCGCGACGATGTACGGCGTGGCCGCCGGTCTCGTGGGCTCGGGAGTGGCGCTGTACCTGCTCGACCCGCCCACGCGGTCGGCCGAGGAGAACGCGGGCCAGGCGATCGCGGTCCCCCGGCGGCAGTGGCTGCGGCCCGGTCTGCTCGCCCTGCTCGGCCTGGTGTCCGGGCTGACCTTCGTGCTCACCGCGACCGAGCTGAGCGTCGTGGCGATGCTCAAGGCCGGCGGCGCGACCGCCTGGACCGGGCTGGTCATCGCGTTGTGGTGCGGCTTCTCGCTCGTGGGCGGATTCGTGTACGGCGCGCTGCCCCGGGGGCTGTCGCCCGCGCTGCTCGCGGGCGGGCTGTGCGTGCTGACCGCGCCGGTGGGCCTGGTCGGCGGGGGCTGGGGCTGGCTGTGCCTGGCGCTGGTGCCGGGCGGGCTGCTGTGCGCACCGGCGCTGTCGTCCACCGTGGACGCCGTCAACCGGCGCGTCCCGGCGGCGGCCCGGGGGGAGGCGATGGGCCTGCACGGCACCTCGCTGACGATCGGCGGCGCCCTGGCCGGGCCCCTCGCCGGCGGGCTCCTGGACTCCCACGGCCCCGCCTGGGCCTTCGCCGTGGCCGGGGCGGTCGGCCTCGCGCTGGCCCTGCTCGCCGGGCTCGTATGGCGGAAGGCTCCGGCCGCCGCCGAGGCGGAAGGGACCGTCCCCGTGCCGGTGACCCCCGTGCCGGCGACCCCAGTGCAGGCGACCCCCGTGCCCGCGACTCCGGGGCCGGCGACCCCCGTACCCGAACCCTCCGCGTCCGCCCCGGCCGGGGAGTAG
- the panB gene encoding 3-methyl-2-oxobutanoate hydroxymethyltransferase — protein MSSVSVVSTPALYGGAVGRRVTVRDIAAAKERHEKWPMVTAYDAMTAKVFDEAGIPVMLVGDSAAMVVYGYDSTLPVTVDDLIPLTAAVVRGSSRAMVVADLPFGSYQASPQQALETAARFVKEAGAHAVKLEGGHRVLPQVEMLVSAGIPVMAHLGLTPQSVNAFGGYRVQGRGQAGDELMADAKALEHAGAFAVVLECVPADLAQRVTTSLSIPTIGIGAGPDTDAQVLVWQDLMGLTPRPAKFVKKYFDLAGEMDRAIRAYADEVVSGAFPRPEHSYR, from the coding sequence ATGTCCTCTGTTTCCGTTGTGTCCACGCCCGCCCTCTACGGCGGCGCCGTGGGGCGCAGGGTCACCGTCCGCGACATCGCGGCCGCCAAGGAGCGCCACGAGAAGTGGCCGATGGTGACGGCGTACGACGCCATGACCGCCAAGGTGTTCGACGAGGCCGGCATCCCGGTGATGCTCGTCGGCGACTCGGCCGCCATGGTCGTCTACGGCTACGACTCGACGCTGCCCGTCACGGTCGACGACCTCATCCCGCTCACCGCCGCGGTCGTGCGCGGCTCGTCGCGGGCGATGGTCGTGGCCGACCTGCCGTTCGGCTCCTACCAGGCCTCACCCCAGCAGGCCCTGGAGACCGCGGCCCGCTTCGTGAAGGAGGCCGGCGCGCACGCCGTCAAGCTGGAGGGCGGCCACCGGGTCCTCCCGCAGGTGGAGATGCTCGTGTCGGCCGGAATCCCGGTCATGGCCCACCTCGGCCTGACCCCCCAGTCGGTCAACGCCTTCGGCGGCTACCGGGTGCAGGGCCGCGGCCAGGCGGGTGACGAGCTCATGGCCGACGCCAAGGCGCTGGAGCACGCGGGCGCCTTCGCCGTCGTGCTGGAGTGCGTCCCCGCCGACCTCGCCCAGCGGGTCACCACGTCGCTGAGCATCCCCACGATCGGGATCGGGGCCGGGCCGGACACCGACGCGCAGGTCCTCGTCTGGCAGGACCTGATGGGCCTGACCCCGCGGCCCGCGAAGTTCGTGAAGAAGTACTTCGACCTGGCCGGGGAGATGGACCGGGCGATCCGGGCGTACGCCGACGAGGTCGTCTCCGGCGCCTTCCCCAGGCCCGAGCACAGCTACCGCTGA
- a CDS encoding trans-sulfuration enzyme family protein: MSSLHPETRVVHLPRPTPEGSRPIAMPIYQTSGFVFDDPAVFADGMGRPDGAYVYGRLSNPTVRAMEEAVAGLEGGVAAVATGSGMGAINAVLLGLLKSGDHVIAQSALYGATAQALNSLAERFGVEVTHVPQDDPAAVRAAVRPATKLLYLETIANPMTQVADLPGMCAAAREAGILTVVDNTFASPVLCRPIEHGADIVVHSVTKYLSGHTDVVGGIAVFASEDLHRRVWSYAVELGATADPFAAWLTLRGMQTLPLRMERHCANARVLATRLAGHPAVAAVHWPGLASHPSHELAAKLLPDFGGVFSFDLTGGRPAGEAFMRNVRLALLAPSLGGVETLILHPATTSHRTVSAAGLAAAGIGEGTVRVAVGIEHAEDLWADFAQALDAI; this comes from the coding sequence ATGAGCTCCCTGCATCCGGAAACGCGCGTCGTCCACCTGCCCCGGCCCACCCCGGAGGGCAGCAGGCCGATCGCCATGCCGATCTACCAGACCTCGGGGTTCGTCTTCGACGACCCGGCCGTCTTCGCCGACGGCATGGGGCGGCCCGACGGGGCGTACGTGTACGGCCGGCTCTCCAATCCCACCGTCCGCGCCATGGAGGAGGCGGTCGCCGGGCTGGAGGGCGGCGTGGCCGCCGTGGCCACCGGCTCGGGCATGGGCGCGATCAACGCGGTGCTCCTCGGCCTGCTGAAGTCGGGCGACCACGTGATCGCCCAGTCGGCGCTGTACGGCGCCACCGCGCAGGCGCTGAACAGCCTCGCGGAGCGCTTCGGCGTCGAGGTCACCCACGTGCCGCAGGACGACCCCGCCGCCGTACGGGCCGCCGTGCGGCCTGCGACGAAGCTGCTGTATCTGGAGACCATCGCCAACCCGATGACGCAGGTGGCCGACCTGCCGGGGATGTGCGCGGCGGCGCGCGAGGCCGGGATCCTCACCGTGGTCGACAACACCTTCGCCTCGCCGGTCCTGTGCCGCCCCATCGAGCACGGCGCGGACATCGTCGTGCATTCGGTGACCAAGTATCTGTCCGGGCACACCGACGTCGTCGGCGGGATCGCGGTGTTCGCCTCGGAGGACCTGCACCGCAGGGTGTGGTCGTACGCGGTGGAGCTCGGCGCGACGGCCGACCCGTTCGCCGCGTGGCTGACCCTGCGGGGGATGCAGACGCTGCCGCTGCGGATGGAGCGCCACTGCGCCAACGCCCGCGTGCTCGCGACGCGGCTCGCCGGGCACCCGGCCGTGGCCGCCGTCCACTGGCCGGGCCTGGCCTCCCACCCGTCGCACGAGCTGGCCGCCAAGCTCCTGCCCGACTTCGGCGGCGTGTTCTCCTTCGACCTGACGGGAGGGCGTCCGGCGGGCGAGGCGTTCATGCGCAACGTCCGGCTCGCGCTGCTCGCGCCCTCGCTCGGCGGCGTGGAGACGCTGATCCTCCACCCGGCCACGACGTCGCACCGTACGGTGAGCGCCGCGGGCCTGGCCGCCGCGGGCATCGGCGAGGGAACGGTCCGGGTGGCCGTGGGCATCGAGCACGCCGAGGACCTGTGGGCCGACTTCGCCCAGGCGCTCGACGCGATCTGA
- a CDS encoding alpha/beta hydrolase: MDVSFLLVHSPSVGPSTWAPVAETLRARGHTAVVPPLTDVTTGPPPYWPRVVSEVAASAPRGPLAVVAHSNAGLFVPLIAQALAGQVAACLFVDAALPPRRGVCRAAEPEHLAFLRGLADDAGVLPRWTDWWPADDVAALLPDPVVRQVVVAEQARLPLAYYLEEIPVPARWDHLRSGYLWFADAYAPLAHEAGERGWPVARIPGEHLHQLVAPEAVADWLVATAV, translated from the coding sequence GTGGATGTCAGCTTCCTCCTCGTGCACAGTCCCTCCGTCGGCCCCTCGACCTGGGCCCCGGTCGCCGAGACCCTGCGGGCGCGCGGGCACACCGCCGTGGTGCCCCCGCTGACCGACGTGACGACGGGCCCGCCGCCGTACTGGCCGAGGGTGGTGAGCGAGGTGGCGGCGAGCGCGCCGCGCGGGCCGCTCGCCGTCGTGGCGCACAGCAACGCCGGGCTGTTCGTGCCGCTGATCGCGCAGGCCCTCGCCGGGCAGGTCGCCGCGTGCCTGTTCGTCGACGCCGCCCTGCCGCCGCGCAGGGGCGTCTGCCGGGCGGCGGAGCCGGAGCACCTCGCCTTCCTGCGCGGCCTCGCCGACGACGCGGGCGTCCTGCCCCGCTGGACCGACTGGTGGCCCGCGGACGACGTCGCCGCCCTCCTGCCCGACCCGGTGGTCCGGCAGGTGGTCGTGGCCGAGCAGGCGCGGCTGCCCCTCGCGTACTACCTGGAGGAGATCCCGGTGCCGGCCCGGTGGGACCATCTCAGGAGCGGCTACCTGTGGTTCGCGGACGCGTACGCCCCCCTCGCCCACGAGGCCGGGGAGCGGGGCTGGCCGGTGGCCCGCATCCCCGGTGAGCACCTGCACCAGCTCGTGGCCCCCGAGGCGGTGGCCGACTGGCTCGTCGCCACCGCCGTGTGA
- the npdG gene encoding NADPH-dependent F420 reductase, translated as MAEHTTADLPDVSALTIGILGGTGDQGKGLARRFSMAGNTVLIGSRSAERAEEAAREIGVRGAANAEVAAEADVVIVAVPWEGHKALLESLREPLTGKIVVDCVNPLGFDKRGAYALPVEEGSAAQQAAAVLTGSRVVAAFHHVSAVLLLDPSVAEIDLDVLVLGDDREATDVVRALAGRIPGARGVYAGRLRNAQQVEAFTANLISINRRYKAHAGIRVTDV; from the coding sequence ATGGCTGAGCACACCACCGCAGATCTCCCGGACGTCTCCGCGCTGACCATCGGCATCCTGGGTGGGACCGGCGACCAGGGCAAGGGGCTGGCCCGCCGGTTCTCGATGGCCGGAAACACCGTGCTGATCGGCTCGCGCAGCGCCGAGCGCGCCGAGGAGGCGGCGCGTGAGATCGGCGTACGCGGGGCCGCCAACGCCGAGGTGGCGGCCGAGGCGGACGTCGTGATCGTCGCGGTGCCCTGGGAGGGGCACAAGGCCCTGCTGGAGTCCCTGCGCGAGCCGCTCACCGGCAAGATCGTGGTGGACTGCGTCAACCCGCTCGGCTTCGACAAGCGGGGGGCGTACGCGCTGCCGGTGGAGGAGGGGAGCGCGGCGCAGCAGGCGGCGGCGGTGCTGACCGGCAGCCGGGTCGTCGCGGCCTTCCACCACGTGTCGGCGGTGCTGCTGCTCGACCCCTCGGTGGCGGAGATCGACCTCGACGTGCTCGTGCTCGGCGACGACCGCGAGGCCACCGACGTGGTGCGCGCGCTCGCCGGCCGCATCCCCGGCGCCCGCGGCGTCTACGCGGGCCGCCTGCGCAACGCCCAGCAGGTCGAGGCGTTCACGGCGAACCTGATCTCGATCAACCGCCGCTACAAGGCCCACGCGGGCATCCGGGTCACCGACGTCTGA